The Thunnus thynnus chromosome 2, fThuThy2.1, whole genome shotgun sequence genome includes a region encoding these proteins:
- the rnf10 gene encoding RING finger protein 10 isoform X1: MPESSAALCPELGLSTAHCKETNMEKNPNSSTSTKVPPRSSSTGPTPGESKPKTDGKNNGGSKRYSRKREPSFPKTDSFTGPRRTNSQKSKNFDKRPPQRGGGRQYGVTGGGRREEVAETRRAEFSPAQFAGPKKISLNHLLNFTFEPRGGNSGVGDGGHSCWGRRNKWGHKHKPFNKELFLQANCQFVVTDDQDYKAHFTDPDTLVNWDCVQQVRIYSHEVPSCPICLYPPLAARITRCGHIFCWPCMLHYLSLSDKSWSKCPICYEAVHTADLKSVVAMETRQYVVGDVITMRLMRREKGALVAMPSSQWVKVEEPVRFGDACLSPYSKLLLTSSAQVLSLVAEEKAVLQAQLSQEEDAQGCFIQSALCLLQEREEMLLKQQKPNTGDSFDLSSLTLEEPASPVEEVVTNTSSAKPVLQYSSAFDDEVVKLPEGAAAELPELPEGILESVLEEPPEAVMDADPQSQSDEESPASQPEPGRASASVVHGPFYYFYQADDCQQMFLHPVNVRCLLREYGSLEASPDSITATVVEIVGHTVTEDIRRRHRYLAHLPLTCEFSICELSLQPPILSKETLDTFADELEKRKRLRQKKARDEKRREKRIEIEENKKQGKYPEVHIGLENLQHFPAFGSPPHNSSPPIQPDFTFAPPSPLSSSPSSDGMRFPSLNGQCSSPIVGSVEDDSHCMSFAQMLRDGKARADAGPRITPKKADKLLAPPAADSDGESDGSDRVPVPSFQNSFSQAFEKALLQLDNGPASSPLPVVVPDEKGGKKKKKKQKLLFSTSMVHTK, translated from the exons ATGCCAGAGAGCTCGGCTGCTCTCTGCCCGGAGCTCGGCCTCAGCACCGCTCACTGCAAGGAAACAAACATGGAGAAAAACCCcaacagcagcaccagcaccaAGGTTCCGCCCCGTTCCAGCTCCACAGGCCCAACACCGGGCGAATCTAAACCCAAAACAG atgGTAAGAATAATGGAGGCTCCAAGCGCTACAGCCGCAAGCGTGAGCCCTCCTTCCCTAAAACAGACAGTTTCACAGGCCCTCGTCGCACCAATTCACAGAAAAGCAAGAATTTTGACAAGAGACCCCCTCAGAGAGGTGGAGGACGGCAGTATGGGGTTACAGGTGGAGGACGACGTGAGGAG GTAGCAGAGACACGCCGGGCCGAGTTTAGCCCGGCTCAGTTTGCTGGACCGAAAAAGATTAGCCTGAACCACCTGCTGAACTTCACCTTTGAACCCCGTGGAGGTAATAGTGGCGTCGGAGATGGAGGCCACTCCTGCTGGGGCCGCCGAAACAAATGGGGCCACAAGCACAAGCCTTTTAATAAGGAGCTTTTCCTGCAGGCCAA TTGCCAGTTTGTGGTGACTGATGACCAGGACTACAAGGCTCACTTCACTGATCCAGACACTCTGGTCAACTGGGACTGTGTGCAGCAAGTG CGTATCTACAGTCATGAGGTGCCGTCTTGCCCCATCTGCCTCTACCCTCCTCTGGCAGCACGCATCACCCGCTGTGGACACATCTTCTGCTGGCCGTGCATGCTGCACTATCTGTCTCTGAGTGATAAGAGTTGGTCCAAGTGCCCCATCTGCTATGAGGCCGTTCACACCGCGGACCTGAAGAG tgtGGTTGCTATGGAGACCAGGCAGTATGTGGTTGGTGATGTAATCACCATGCGCCTGATGCGAAGGGAGAAGGGGGCTCTGGTGGCAATGCCGAGCTCTCAGTGGGTGAAGGTGGAGGAGCCTGTTCGCTTTGGAG ACGCGTGCCTGAGCCCGTACTCCAAGCTGCTGCTGACCTCCTCGGCGCAGGTCCTGAGCCTGGTGGCAGAGGAGAAGGCCGTCCTGCAGGCTCAGCTCAGCCAGGAAGAGGACGCCCAAGGCTGCTTCATCCAGAGCGCGCTTTGTCTTTTGCAG GAGCGAGAGGAAATGCTACTGAAGCAGCAGAAGCCAAATACAGGAGACAGTTTTGATTTGTCCTCTCTGACTCTTGAGGAGCCTGCTTCTCCTGTGGAGGAAGTGGTGACAAACACCAGCAGCGCTAAA cctgtgCTGCAGTACTCCTCTGCATTTGATGACGAGGTGGTAAAGCTCCCAGAGGGTGCTGCTGCGGAGCTGCCAGAGTTACCTGAGGGGATTTTGGAGAGTGTGCTGGAGGAGCCTCCTGAGGCTGTGATGGATGCAGACCCACAATCCCAGTCTGATGAGGAGAGCCCTGCCAGCCAGCCAGAACCGGGCCGTGCCTCAGCCAGTGTGGTGCATGGACCCTTCTACTATTTCTACCAAG CTGACGACTGCCAGCAGATGTTCCTGCATCCCGTGAATGTACGTTGCCTGTTGCGTGAATATGGCAGCTTGGAGGCCAGTCCTGACTCCATCACCGCCACGGTGGTGGAGATAGTGGGACACACAGTCACTGAG GATATCCGCCGTCGGCATCGTTATCTGGCTCATCTGCCACTCACATGTGAGTTCAGCATCTGTGAGTTAAGCCTGCAACCTCCAATCCTGTCCAAAGAAACTCTGGACACATTTGCAG ATGAGTTGGAGAAACGAAAGCGCCTGAGACAGAAGAAGGCAAGAGATGAGAAGCGCAGAGAGAAGCGAATTGAAATCGAGGAGAACAAAAAGCAGGGTAAAT ATCCTGAGGTGCATATTGGGCTGGAGAACCTGCAGCATTTCCCAGCATTCGGGTCTCCGCCTCACAACAGCAGTCCCCCAATCCAACCTGACTTCACTTTTGCCCCTCCTTCACCCCTCAGCAGCAGTCCTTCCTCTG ATGGGATGAGATTCCCGAGTCTGAATGGGCAATGCTCTTCACCCATTGTGGGTAGTGTGGAGGACGACTCACACTGCATGTCCTTTGCACAG ATGCTAAGGGATGGGAAAGCCAGAGCTGATGCTGGGCCCAGGATCACTCCAAAGAAAG CAGATAAGCTGCTagctcctccagcagcagacagCGATGGAGAGAGCGACGGATCAGACCGTGTCCCAGTGCCCAGTTTCCAGAACTCCTTCAGCCAGGCCTTTGAGAAGGCACTTCTGCAGCTGGACAATGGTCCAGCTTCTTCCCCACTACCTGTGGTTGTCCCAG AtgagaaaggaggaaagaagaaaaagaagaaacagaaacttCTGTTCAGCACATCTATGGTTCACACAAAGTAG
- the rnf10 gene encoding RING finger protein 10 isoform X2 produces MPESSAALCPELGLSTAHCKETNMEKNPNSSTSTKVPPRSSSTGPTPGESKPKTDGKNNGGSKRYSRKREPSFPKTDSFTGPRRTNSQKSKNFDKRPPQRGGGRQYGVTGGGRREEVAETRRAEFSPAQFAGPKKISLNHLLNFTFEPRGGNSGVGDGGHSCWGRRNKWGHKHKPFNKELFLQANCQFVVTDDQDYKAHFTDPDTLVNWDCVQQVRIYSHEVPSCPICLYPPLAARITRCGHIFCWPCMLHYLSLSDKSWSKCPICYEAVHTADLKSVVAMETRQYVVGDVITMRLMRREKGALVAMPSSQWVKVEEPVRFGDACLSPYSKLLLTSSAQVLSLVAEEKAVLQAQLSQEEDAQGCFIQSALCLLQEREEMLLKQQKPNTGDSFDLSSLTLEEPASPVEEVVTNTSSAKPVLQYSSAFDDEVVKLPEGAAAELPELPEGILESVLEEPPEAVMDADPQSQSDEESPASQPEPGRASASVVHGPFYYFYQADDCQQMFLHPVNVRCLLREYGSLEASPDSITATVVEIVGHTVTEDIRRRHRYLAHLPLTCEFSICELSLQPPILSKETLDTFADELEKRKRLRQKKARDEKRREKRIEIEENKKQGKYPEVHIGLENLQHFPAFGSPPHNSSPPIQPDFTFAPPSPLSSSPSSDGMRFPSLNGQCSSPIVGSVEDDSHCMSFAQMLRDGKARADAGPRITPKKDKLLAPPAADSDGESDGSDRVPVPSFQNSFSQAFEKALLQLDNGPASSPLPVVVPDEKGGKKKKKKQKLLFSTSMVHTK; encoded by the exons ATGCCAGAGAGCTCGGCTGCTCTCTGCCCGGAGCTCGGCCTCAGCACCGCTCACTGCAAGGAAACAAACATGGAGAAAAACCCcaacagcagcaccagcaccaAGGTTCCGCCCCGTTCCAGCTCCACAGGCCCAACACCGGGCGAATCTAAACCCAAAACAG atgGTAAGAATAATGGAGGCTCCAAGCGCTACAGCCGCAAGCGTGAGCCCTCCTTCCCTAAAACAGACAGTTTCACAGGCCCTCGTCGCACCAATTCACAGAAAAGCAAGAATTTTGACAAGAGACCCCCTCAGAGAGGTGGAGGACGGCAGTATGGGGTTACAGGTGGAGGACGACGTGAGGAG GTAGCAGAGACACGCCGGGCCGAGTTTAGCCCGGCTCAGTTTGCTGGACCGAAAAAGATTAGCCTGAACCACCTGCTGAACTTCACCTTTGAACCCCGTGGAGGTAATAGTGGCGTCGGAGATGGAGGCCACTCCTGCTGGGGCCGCCGAAACAAATGGGGCCACAAGCACAAGCCTTTTAATAAGGAGCTTTTCCTGCAGGCCAA TTGCCAGTTTGTGGTGACTGATGACCAGGACTACAAGGCTCACTTCACTGATCCAGACACTCTGGTCAACTGGGACTGTGTGCAGCAAGTG CGTATCTACAGTCATGAGGTGCCGTCTTGCCCCATCTGCCTCTACCCTCCTCTGGCAGCACGCATCACCCGCTGTGGACACATCTTCTGCTGGCCGTGCATGCTGCACTATCTGTCTCTGAGTGATAAGAGTTGGTCCAAGTGCCCCATCTGCTATGAGGCCGTTCACACCGCGGACCTGAAGAG tgtGGTTGCTATGGAGACCAGGCAGTATGTGGTTGGTGATGTAATCACCATGCGCCTGATGCGAAGGGAGAAGGGGGCTCTGGTGGCAATGCCGAGCTCTCAGTGGGTGAAGGTGGAGGAGCCTGTTCGCTTTGGAG ACGCGTGCCTGAGCCCGTACTCCAAGCTGCTGCTGACCTCCTCGGCGCAGGTCCTGAGCCTGGTGGCAGAGGAGAAGGCCGTCCTGCAGGCTCAGCTCAGCCAGGAAGAGGACGCCCAAGGCTGCTTCATCCAGAGCGCGCTTTGTCTTTTGCAG GAGCGAGAGGAAATGCTACTGAAGCAGCAGAAGCCAAATACAGGAGACAGTTTTGATTTGTCCTCTCTGACTCTTGAGGAGCCTGCTTCTCCTGTGGAGGAAGTGGTGACAAACACCAGCAGCGCTAAA cctgtgCTGCAGTACTCCTCTGCATTTGATGACGAGGTGGTAAAGCTCCCAGAGGGTGCTGCTGCGGAGCTGCCAGAGTTACCTGAGGGGATTTTGGAGAGTGTGCTGGAGGAGCCTCCTGAGGCTGTGATGGATGCAGACCCACAATCCCAGTCTGATGAGGAGAGCCCTGCCAGCCAGCCAGAACCGGGCCGTGCCTCAGCCAGTGTGGTGCATGGACCCTTCTACTATTTCTACCAAG CTGACGACTGCCAGCAGATGTTCCTGCATCCCGTGAATGTACGTTGCCTGTTGCGTGAATATGGCAGCTTGGAGGCCAGTCCTGACTCCATCACCGCCACGGTGGTGGAGATAGTGGGACACACAGTCACTGAG GATATCCGCCGTCGGCATCGTTATCTGGCTCATCTGCCACTCACATGTGAGTTCAGCATCTGTGAGTTAAGCCTGCAACCTCCAATCCTGTCCAAAGAAACTCTGGACACATTTGCAG ATGAGTTGGAGAAACGAAAGCGCCTGAGACAGAAGAAGGCAAGAGATGAGAAGCGCAGAGAGAAGCGAATTGAAATCGAGGAGAACAAAAAGCAGGGTAAAT ATCCTGAGGTGCATATTGGGCTGGAGAACCTGCAGCATTTCCCAGCATTCGGGTCTCCGCCTCACAACAGCAGTCCCCCAATCCAACCTGACTTCACTTTTGCCCCTCCTTCACCCCTCAGCAGCAGTCCTTCCTCTG ATGGGATGAGATTCCCGAGTCTGAATGGGCAATGCTCTTCACCCATTGTGGGTAGTGTGGAGGACGACTCACACTGCATGTCCTTTGCACAG ATGCTAAGGGATGGGAAAGCCAGAGCTGATGCTGGGCCCAGGATCACTCCAAAGAAAG ATAAGCTGCTagctcctccagcagcagacagCGATGGAGAGAGCGACGGATCAGACCGTGTCCCAGTGCCCAGTTTCCAGAACTCCTTCAGCCAGGCCTTTGAGAAGGCACTTCTGCAGCTGGACAATGGTCCAGCTTCTTCCCCACTACCTGTGGTTGTCCCAG AtgagaaaggaggaaagaagaaaaagaagaaacagaaacttCTGTTCAGCACATCTATGGTTCACACAAAGTAG
- the pop5 gene encoding ribonuclease P/MRP protein subunit POP5, whose amino-acid sequence MVRVKSRYLLCEVNVSDRSRLLLLDDRAVAAAVKAAVARIHGDYGAALCSIRFSVKYLNTHTGIVFLRFPKRCYKLLWSALPFITSVESRGQKIPCFLNCLHVGGTIRTCQKFLIRYNTQQLHRMLPTCKNEEEKQQVRQAILNCSLTRGNQKDEDEDVLESEDEEE is encoded by the exons ATGGTGCGGGTGAAGTCTAG GTATTTACTGTGTGAAGTCAACGTGTCAGACCGGAGTCGCCTGTTGCTGCTGGATGACCGAGCTGTGGCTGCGGCTGTGAAGGCAGCGGTGGCCCGTATACACGGAGACtatggagcagctctctgcagcATCAGATTCTCTG TGAAATATCTGAATACCCACACTGGAATAGTGTTCCTGCGTTTCCCTAAAAGGTGTTACAAACTCCTGTGGTCTGCTTTGCCTTTTATTACCAGTGTTGAAAGTCGAGGGCAGAAAATCCCATGTTTTCTGAACTGTTTGCATGTAGGAg GAACCATTAGAACATGTCAGAAGTTTCTGATCCGAtacaacacacagcagctccaTCGAATGCTCCCCACATGTAAAAACGAAG aagaaaaacaacaggtgCGCCAAGCAATTCTAAACTGCTCCCTAACAAGAGGAAACcagaaagatgaagatgaagatgtaTTAGAGAGTGAAGATGAGGAAGAGTAA